The Setaria italica strain Yugu1 chromosome VIII, Setaria_italica_v2.0, whole genome shotgun sequence genome includes the window AATGAGAGGCGCTCTTTTCTTATTGTACTGCGGATCCAATACATCCGTTCAATAAACTGAATCACACATTACCAGGACGATAATCCCTTCCTGGTTTTTGTGGACAACTTTTTTTTATAGCTTATTCCTCAGGGTCACCACTCACCACAAAGGTATACATCAAGATCAAATTTTACATTACGTTTCACTTCATCACCAAACCAAGCGGGAAAAGTTTAAGGTAGCCAAATCAGAATATTCTCAAGCAACAGACACACATCATAGATGGGTGGAGACCCAAGATTAAAGGAGGCCAGTGAACTAACTATATGTTTTGGCAAACCAAGATCCAGACGCGCACCGACTTTGGCAAACCAAGCTACCGACCAAAATAATTTTTTCTGGCTGGCTCCTTCACCACGGCAGGCTGAATAGCAGAGCCTCACTCTACCATCACCATATAAGGAAACTGGAAGAGTCATACTGTGAACAATGCTCGGGGACCCTCGAAACCGATAGCCACATCTTTTCTCAATGTCCCACTGGGCATCTCCACCCAGTCCAAAGAATTCAGACGACCATGGATCCTGTGCAAGGAGCTACACCTCCCTGAGGATGTACACATAGACGTCATTCTGCTTATGCTCTGGCAAATCTGGAAAGCGCGCAACGCTTTGATCTTTGACCACAAAACATCCTCGGCCGGCGATGTGATCCGGCGTGTCATCAACGACATGGACTCCTGGAGCTGCCGATACAAGAAAACAAGGCCGCAATGGAACTGCTGGCGTGATTTCCTCTGTTCTCGTTTGTAGGCTCTCACCATGTAATCTCTTCTGTTCTTCCTGTATCTCACCTTGTAAATTCTGCCTGGAATGCCAGGTCACCTCATGTAATATGCCCCGGTTTTCGAtcaatgaaaatataaataggTGGGGAACTTTCCCCCGatgtttttcgaaaaaaaaagtgCACTAACTGTACGACAAGTGATGGAACCAAATACCCTAATATCACTGCCAGTCCGTCGAAATGTCAAAATATCACCACTAATTCAATTGAAAATACACTAAACATCATCCCTACTAGTAGCCAAAATACTTGGCATTTCAGTAGTACTAATAAACTAAAGCAACACTAGTGATTAACTGGCGCATGGGAGGAGCGCGTCGATTCTCTCCTGATTCTAGGTTGGATCTACCCCATCCGCTCATAAATAAATAGTAAGCCCTAATGAAGAAGTGGGGGGAAAGGAGCAAGGTTAGGGTTGGAGTCAGGGTGCCGACCTGGTGCTGTGAGTGGCATCTGCCAGCGGCGAGAACTGGGCGCCCTGCTGCGGCGACGGCTCCCttccgccacggcggcggcgaattCCGGCCATGGGGGGCGCACCACTAGCAGTCGCTCCGCGTCGTCCCGTGGACTTGTGCGTGGATGCGGAAAGCTCgttgagctgctgctgctgcttcagcCCGTAAGTGTGCCCGGCGGCCCGTTATCGAGTGCGGCCCATTTCTTACAACAAGGGATAATTCGAATGTTTATCCTCGTAAATATTGTGTCCCACACGGTCGGTCACATCAACAAATGGAACTGAATTTGTTATTGTTCACATTATGAACTAAATAAACCTTGTAGTACAATTTTATACTTGAACACCTTAGCATATGCAGGCATGAAATTACTTGAACACCTTCACGCGGCCGCGCATTCATCATGAGAATCGATGGATTGCGACGAGGGTGTGGCAGGGCAGGCGTCGCCTTTGAGTAACATGCCCTTtaaaattactattcgttttgatttttctagatccATACCTTTTGCTATGCATCCAGATATATGGTATGTTtaaaattactattcgttttgatttttctaaatccATACCTTTGCTATGCATCCAGATATATGGTATGTTTAGATACGTAGAAAAAGTAATGTAtctgaaaaattaaaatgaatagtaatttgggatggagggagcagtTAGCTACCACATTTTTGTTACTGGCTAGCTAGTGTGCATGTCGTTAGCTGTACTTATACGTGGAGCTGCATGCAATAAGTAACTAACAATGCTATTCGATCAAACCATCACTACTCGTGCTACGTACTGAAAGAGAGGTCGCCTTCTTCCCCAAACCATCCAAGAAAACATGGAAGCAGTTGGGCCACTTTCCTACTCCACGATTCCTTTGGTGCACATCGTtggtgcgacggcggcggccgcagtaGTGGAGCCGGAGGTAGGGGATGAGGAAGTTGAGGTTGATAGTGCAGACGATCGAGGACACACAGCATCAGGTTGGGGTACACTAGTATTGGATTGgggcaacaaccggtactagagggtgggtagcgcattagtaccggttgagggcctcaaccgatactaatgtgcaccctttagtaccgattattgCCTCACCCTCTTTAATACCGGTTGTGGCCACCAACCGGTACCAAAGGGTGGGTGTACCGGTTGTTggccccaaccggtactaaagaggtcGTATCGGGTCCAAATCTAACCGGTACAAAGTCTCAAGATAAGAGATTATATTTCTAGTAGTGCGAGGACACACAGCATCGCGCTGAGGATGACGACCATGTCAGCGTCGAAGCTAGCGTAGCTCCCTCCGCCAGCGGGCGGCTGCAGGGATCCGCCGACCATCGCCGGGGTGATGAGCAGTGGCGCCGAGGATGCAtcgacggcgtcggcggggcTATCGCCGAGCATGCGCGTGGTGATGGCGCGCTTTTGCTTCAGTGAGCGTTATGGCCTGTGTGCTAAAATATTTGGTGCCGCACGTGTCAATGTCGTGGTTGTCGCTAAGAGTAGTCGCTCCCTGCACCTGATGTCGCAATATAATGCATGGATGACTGGATCGCAAGAACAGAGcaagaggatgtttcttttttgtttgtttgccaCGAGAGTCGATTGAGACGTACGTGTAGTAGGCAGGAGACTCGTCGTAGCCGCTTGGGTCCACGTCACTTCTGCCAGTTCCGTGCATCGCATGCAGCTGTGGATTACGTTTAATTTTATCAGCttaataagggggtgtttgggaaacccctgttaaagtttaacacctgtcacatcggatgtttggatgctaattaggagtactaaacataagctaattacaaaactaattgcacagatggagtataattcgcgagacgaatctattaagcctaattagtccatgatttgacaatgtggtgctacagtaaccatttgctaatgatggattaattaggcttaatagattcgtctcgcgaattagcacaaggttctgcaattagttttataattagctcatatttagtcctcctaattagcatccgaacatccgatgtgacactgttaaagtttagcacctcatatccaaacagccccttaattTGTGCCTTCCGTTCCGTGTAAGCAATTAATGTTAAGCTCTGCTGGGCACTGGCTAATAGTATGATCAGTAGCTGTACTTGCCCATGGAGCTGCAAGTGTTTGTTAGAATTTGTTGATTAGGTGCAGAATTTGGCTTAGCGACAGCGTCGAACCTGGGGCCACCTTTTCCTATTATTCATACCGTTCCTCCGTGTATGCTCATACTTCCATGCATTTCCAACAATACAGGTTCCGTCCCGCAAAAAGTATctctttatatttattttgatcaagtttacaaaagtatcaatatttataacactaaataggtaTGTATGAATAGGTATGTTATGAAAATATTTATAATGAATGATGCACCAGGATATATGGATGTTAAATCAGAGCACGCACCACCGACAGCAACTGAGCAAAACGATTAATAGTAGCACTATTCCTTCTTCAAACAACACAAAGGTGCATATATATCATATGATGGAGCGCACATCGTCCGAGAAGCCAGTTTCCAGCACTTTGCGACACATACACACATATATGTGCACATACGCATACAGAGTATGACAGTTACTATGTATAAGATGATCgatgatgctgctgctgctgccacaactttattttattttgctaGCTCGCTAGTTTCTGATGGAGCTTCATCATCAGGTAGGATTGATGTGCAATTTAGCTGACCCTGCGCCAAAGAATCGATGATAGAGACACGCATGTGTATAAGTGAGACATGTAGGGTTAAAATACTGCAAATAGGTGGATGGTGAATGGAGCGAGTACGTACTTGTTGCAGTCGGTGGACATGCTGATGGGGAATGGCACGGAGACGCCGCACTTGCCGGGGATGCCGGCGACGGTGCCCATGTTGAGCTTCTTGATGCTGCCGGCGAGGCTCTTGAGGCACCGGCACGCCGCCTGCCGGTCCGCGCTGGTGCGCGCCGCGCTGTTGAGGCTGCGCACGCCGCCGCAGCAACCCGAGGGCATCGCCTTGGCGTTCCCCGTCGCGTACGGGATGCACGGCGCCAGCGACGACGCCACCTGACCGCAGGTGatcgccgccgacgacgacgccaccagcgccgccgccgcgaacaCCATGGCCAGGGCGAACACCGCCTGCATCTTCCTCATCGGA containing:
- the LOC101756039 gene encoding non-specific lipid-transfer protein 1 yields the protein MAPMRKMQAVFALAMVFAAAALVASSSAAITCGQVASSLAPCIPYATGNAKAMPSGCCGGVRSLNSAARTSADRQAACRCLKSLAGSIKKLNMGTVAGIPGKCGVSVPFPISMSTDCNKVS